A portion of the Stella humosa genome contains these proteins:
- the pstB gene encoding phosphate ABC transporter ATP-binding protein PstB, whose translation MVALAADDVRPSVTETETVYHLKRGPEGTALAIEDFRLWYGAAQALHGVSMTVERGLVTALIGPSGCGKSTLLRSLNRMNDLIDGLRTGGRVMFDGTDIYDRRVDVIALRKRMGMVFQKPNPFPMSIFENVIYPLRVDGIRDRHVLEETVERALKGSALWDEVKDRLHQSALGMSGGQQQRLCIARAIAADPEVLLMDEPCSALDPIATAKIEELIDDLSGRYTIIIVTHNMQQAARVSDNTAFMYLGRLIEYGETEAMFTNPKLGRTRDYVTGRFG comes from the coding sequence ATGGTGGCGCTCGCCGCAGACGATGTCCGTCCCAGCGTGACGGAGACCGAGACCGTCTATCACCTGAAGCGCGGGCCCGAGGGCACGGCGCTCGCGATCGAGGACTTCCGCCTGTGGTACGGGGCCGCCCAGGCCCTCCACGGCGTGTCGATGACGGTCGAGCGCGGCCTGGTCACCGCCCTGATCGGCCCGTCCGGCTGCGGCAAGTCGACCCTGCTGCGCTCGCTCAACCGCATGAACGACCTGATCGACGGGCTGCGCACCGGCGGCCGGGTGATGTTCGACGGCACCGACATCTACGATCGCCGGGTCGACGTCATCGCGCTGCGCAAGCGTATGGGCATGGTGTTCCAGAAGCCGAACCCCTTCCCCATGTCGATCTTCGAGAACGTCATATACCCCCTGCGGGTGGACGGCATCCGCGACCGCCACGTGCTGGAGGAGACGGTCGAGCGCGCGCTGAAGGGCTCGGCCCTGTGGGACGAGGTGAAGGACCGGCTGCACCAGAGCGCGCTCGGCATGTCGGGCGGCCAGCAGCAGCGCCTGTGCATCGCGCGCGCGATCGCGGCCGATCCCGAGGTGCTGCTGATGGACGAGCCCTGCTCGGCGCTGGACCCGATCGCGACCGCCAAGATCGAGGAGCTGATCGACGATCTGTCGGGCCGCTACACCATCATCATCGTCACCCACAACATGCAGCAGGCGGCCCGCGTGTCCGACAACACCGCCTTCATGTATCTGGGCCGGCTGATCGAGTACGGCGAGACCGAGGCCATGTTCACGAACCCGAAGCTGGGCCGCACGCGCGACTATGTGACCGGCCGGTTCGGCTGA
- the phoB gene encoding phosphate regulon transcriptional regulator PhoB, with protein sequence MKPLVLVVEDEVPLLTLLRYNLEKEGFRVAEARDGEEALVAVKDHKPDLVLLDWMLPLVSGIEVCRQIRRMPEARSLPIVMLTARGEEADKVRGLNSGADDYVTKPFSPSELTARLKAVLRRARPSTAEDMLRFSDLAMDLTGHRVTRNGRNIHLGPTEFRLLRFFLEHPGRVFSREQLLDAVWGRDVYVEPRTVDVHIRRLRKAVNGDDDLDVIRTVRSAGYALDHQEA encoded by the coding sequence ATGAAGCCGCTGGTCCTGGTGGTGGAGGACGAGGTCCCCCTCCTCACCCTGCTGCGTTACAATCTCGAGAAGGAAGGCTTCCGCGTCGCCGAGGCGCGCGACGGCGAGGAGGCGCTGGTCGCCGTCAAGGACCACAAGCCGGACCTGGTCCTGCTCGACTGGATGCTGCCGCTGGTGTCCGGGATCGAGGTCTGCCGCCAGATCCGGCGCATGCCCGAGGCGCGCTCCCTGCCGATCGTCATGCTGACGGCGCGCGGCGAGGAGGCCGACAAGGTCCGCGGCCTGAACTCTGGCGCCGACGACTATGTCACCAAGCCCTTCTCGCCGTCCGAGCTGACGGCCCGCCTGAAGGCCGTGCTGCGGCGTGCCCGGCCGTCCACGGCCGAGGACATGCTGCGCTTCTCCGACCTCGCCATGGACCTGACCGGCCATCGCGTTACGCGAAACGGCCGCAACATCCATCTGGGCCCGACGGAGTTCCGCCTGCTGCGCTTCTTCCTGGAGCATCCGGGCCGCGTCTTCTCGCGTGAGCAGTTGCTGGACGCCGTCTGGGGCCGCGACGTCTATGTCGAGCCACGCACCGTCGACGTGCATATCCGCCGCCTGCGCAAGGCCGTGAACGGCGACGACGACCTGGATGTCATCCGCACCGTGCGCTCGGCCGGCTACGCCCTCGACCATCAGGAAGCGTGA
- the phoU gene encoding phosphate signaling complex protein PhoU has product MPTKHTVRSYDEELRRLANTLTQMGGLAESQLAAAMQAVSRRDGVLAAEIVSADLRVDQLETEVDQQVMRLLALRQPVGPDLREIVSSLKIAADLERIADYAANVAKRSIALNQTPPVRPAFAIPRMGAYAQAMIKDVLDAYVERDAERAVAVWRRDEELDEMYTSLFRELLTYMMEDPRSIGAATHLLFMAKNVERIGDHATNIAETIHFLVRGDRLRELRPKGDRSTAVIPQPPVTAVQSMDAP; this is encoded by the coding sequence ATGCCGACCAAACACACCGTCCGCTCCTATGACGAGGAGCTGCGCCGTCTCGCCAACACGCTGACCCAGATGGGCGGGCTGGCCGAGTCGCAGTTGGCCGCCGCCATGCAGGCCGTCTCCCGGCGCGACGGCGTCCTGGCGGCCGAGATTGTCTCGGCCGACCTGCGCGTCGACCAGCTCGAGACCGAGGTCGACCAGCAGGTGATGCGCCTGCTGGCGCTGCGCCAGCCGGTCGGGCCCGACCTGCGCGAGATCGTCTCCTCGCTCAAGATCGCGGCTGACCTGGAGCGAATCGCCGACTATGCCGCCAACGTCGCCAAGCGCTCGATCGCGCTGAACCAGACCCCGCCGGTGCGCCCCGCCTTCGCCATCCCGCGCATGGGCGCCTATGCCCAGGCGATGATCAAGGACGTGCTCGACGCCTATGTCGAGCGCGACGCGGAGCGGGCGGTCGCCGTGTGGCGCCGCGACGAGGAGCTGGACGAGATGTACACCAGCCTCTTCCGCGAGCTCCTCACCTACATGATGGAGGACCCGCGCAGCATTGGCGCTGCCACCCATCTCCTCTTCATGGCCAAGAACGTCGAGCGCATCGGCGACCACGCCACGAACATCGCCGAGACGATCCACTTCCTGGTGCGCGGCGACCGCCTGCGCGAATTGCGGCCCAAGGGCGACCGCTCGACCGCCGTCATTCCCCAACCCCCGGTTACCGCTGTTCAGTCGATGGATGCCCCATGA
- a CDS encoding PstS family phosphate ABC transporter substrate-binding protein, with product MVRNTTLIAAAVAVSVAVPVHAQTLDPALASYKQTSGVSGSIKSIGSDTLNNLMTLWAEGFNKMYPNVKIEIEGKGSSTAPPALVAGTAQFGPMSRPMKGAEIDAFEKKYGYKPAAIRGAVDALAVFVHKDNPIQCLTLQQVDAVFSKTRKGGSNKEAATWGDLGLTGEWAAKPVSLYGRNSASGTYGYFKEVALFNGDFKDAVKEQPGSSTVVQGVASDKFAMGYSGIGYATADVRAVPLAGKAGEKCAPATAAAAYAGEYPLARFLYIYANVNPNQPLDPARGEFIKFVYSRQGQEAVLKDGYFPVTQAIAEEDLKAKKLM from the coding sequence ATGGTGCGGAACACCACGCTCATCGCCGCCGCGGTCGCCGTTTCGGTCGCCGTCCCGGTCCACGCCCAGACGCTGGACCCGGCGCTGGCCAGCTACAAGCAGACGTCCGGCGTGTCCGGCAGCATCAAGTCGATCGGCTCCGACACGCTGAACAACCTGATGACGCTGTGGGCCGAAGGCTTCAACAAGATGTACCCGAACGTGAAGATCGAGATCGAGGGCAAGGGCTCCTCGACCGCGCCGCCGGCGCTGGTCGCGGGCACGGCCCAGTTCGGTCCGATGTCGCGCCCGATGAAGGGGGCGGAGATCGACGCGTTCGAGAAGAAGTACGGCTACAAGCCGGCAGCCATCCGCGGCGCGGTCGATGCCCTGGCGGTCTTCGTCCACAAGGACAACCCGATCCAGTGCCTGACCCTGCAGCAGGTCGACGCCGTCTTCTCGAAGACGCGCAAGGGCGGTTCCAACAAGGAGGCCGCGACCTGGGGCGACCTCGGCCTGACGGGCGAATGGGCGGCCAAGCCGGTCTCCCTCTACGGCCGCAACTCGGCCTCGGGCACCTACGGCTACTTCAAGGAAGTCGCCCTGTTCAACGGTGACTTCAAGGACGCCGTGAAGGAACAGCCGGGCTCGTCCACGGTCGTCCAGGGTGTGGCCTCGGACAAGTTCGCCATGGGCTATTCCGGCATCGGCTACGCCACGGCCGATGTCCGCGCCGTGCCGCTGGCCGGCAAGGCCGGCGAGAAGTGCGCGCCCGCCACGGCGGCCGCCGCCTATGCCGGCGAGTATCCCCTCGCCCGCTTCCTCTACATCTATGCGAACGTGAACCCGAACCAGCCGCTCGACCCGGCCCGCGGCGAATTCATCAAGTTCGTCTACTCCCGCCAGGGCCAGGAAGCGGTACTGAAGGACGGCTACTTCCCGGTCACCCAGGCGATCGCCGAGGAAGACCTGAAGGCCAAGAAGCTGATGTAG
- a CDS encoding calcium-binding protein codes for MATFTLTTGADNFPGVEDNSGSDLIYGLAGKDTIDGGEANDTIFGDDAGDLIYGGAGDDSLFGDSSSDTVVASGNDTIYGQDGDDTLFGGVLNDFLFGDEDDDLIAGGGGKDKLDGGDGNDFLFGGNGDDKLAGGAGADTLWGGEDDDTIEGNGGADYAFGGNGDDSIEGNGGDDTIFGWFGEDTVIGAQGDDTIFGGFNADSIVGGNGEDFLFGGNGDDTIEGGEGNDVIDGDWEIGSYYYGTYGGDDSLDGGTGNDTIFGGNGDDSITGGEGDDSLMGDSWSDYYYGGNGIDDGSDTILGGNGNDYAWGGNGDDSIIGGNGDDSLEGGEDYDTVLGGEGNDSIEGNDGEDSLIGGNGNDSLWGGYSDDSLLGGNGNDVAMGYDGDDSIVGGNGDDSIFGGEDYDTLSGGNGNDTIGGGEDEDIIYGGNGDDSLFGGYAHYNYDEDGDEDGDTIFGDEGKDRLFGTEDRDYLSGGTGNDTIETGHGYGGYMYGDSIWTGAGADEIRGYSAEDLGEDSVFDFTSGKSPSQSDYIVVEGDYRDLDGDTMSGAVVFNDTVTAIYLYNNGNPVEGQIDADFDSGTGQTTIWIIDNDDIAPDAPVITSFSDNTGDTVDNVTTDQTLYIYGEAEPDSTVTIFKDGKEVGQATVDGDGEFVFDFTGTSLAYGIHGFTATSTDQASNESDPSDPFPIIIQGSNTSTNNPDVLVGGPGINNIDGKNGNDQIFGLAANDTLKGGNGNDLVYGGTENDALYGGNDNDSLYGEAGNDTVYGENGNDLGVGGDGNDRLEGGAGADTLDGGTGADTIIGGAGDDKMKGGTGADRLYGEAGSDYIDLGDADTATGDAGNGDTSHDSVYGTVAFLSGDTLAGFNTGNSKDDDSDVVVITGLQSKNNKLLANIELLDGVLSLTKVGGTDITFLDEDGNALSGHTDTMLGADNSVLIYII; via the coding sequence ATGGCCACTTTTACGCTGACGACTGGTGCCGACAATTTTCCGGGTGTTGAAGACAACTCCGGCTCCGATCTGATCTACGGCTTGGCCGGCAAGGACACGATCGACGGCGGTGAAGCCAACGACACCATCTTCGGCGACGACGCGGGCGACCTGATCTATGGCGGCGCCGGCGACGACAGCCTCTTCGGCGACAGCTCCAGCGACACGGTCGTCGCCAGCGGCAACGACACGATCTACGGCCAGGACGGCGATGACACGCTGTTCGGCGGCGTGCTGAACGATTTCCTGTTCGGCGACGAGGACGACGACCTGATTGCCGGCGGCGGCGGCAAGGACAAGCTCGACGGCGGCGACGGGAACGACTTCCTGTTCGGCGGCAACGGCGACGACAAGCTGGCCGGCGGTGCCGGCGCCGACACGCTGTGGGGCGGTGAGGACGACGACACCATCGAAGGCAATGGTGGCGCGGACTACGCGTTCGGCGGCAACGGCGACGACAGCATCGAAGGCAACGGCGGCGACGACACGATCTTCGGCTGGTTCGGCGAAGACACGGTCATCGGCGCCCAGGGCGACGACACGATCTTCGGCGGCTTCAATGCCGACTCGATCGTCGGCGGCAACGGTGAGGACTTCCTCTTCGGCGGCAACGGCGACGACACCATCGAGGGCGGCGAAGGCAACGACGTCATCGACGGCGACTGGGAGATCGGCAGCTACTACTACGGCACCTATGGCGGCGACGACTCGCTGGACGGCGGCACCGGCAACGACACCATCTTCGGCGGCAACGGCGACGACTCCATCACGGGTGGGGAAGGCGACGACAGCCTGATGGGCGATTCCTGGTCCGACTATTATTACGGCGGCAACGGGATCGACGACGGCAGCGACACCATCCTCGGCGGCAACGGCAACGACTACGCCTGGGGCGGCAACGGCGACGACTCGATCATCGGCGGCAACGGCGACGACTCGCTGGAGGGCGGCGAGGATTACGACACCGTCCTCGGCGGCGAAGGCAACGACTCGATTGAGGGCAACGACGGCGAAGACTCGCTGATCGGCGGCAATGGCAACGACTCGCTGTGGGGCGGCTACAGCGACGACTCGCTGCTGGGTGGCAACGGCAACGACGTCGCGATGGGCTATGACGGCGACGACTCGATCGTCGGCGGCAACGGCGATGACAGCATCTTCGGCGGCGAGGACTACGACACGCTCTCTGGTGGCAACGGCAACGACACCATCGGCGGCGGCGAAGACGAGGACATCATCTACGGCGGCAACGGCGACGACTCGCTGTTCGGTGGCTACGCCCACTACAACTACGACGAAGACGGCGACGAGGATGGCGACACCATCTTCGGCGACGAGGGCAAGGATCGCCTCTTCGGCACCGAGGATCGCGACTACCTGTCGGGCGGCACCGGTAACGACACGATCGAGACCGGCCACGGCTACGGCGGCTACATGTACGGCGACTCGATCTGGACCGGCGCCGGCGCCGACGAGATCCGCGGCTACAGCGCCGAAGACCTGGGCGAAGACAGCGTGTTCGACTTCACCTCGGGCAAGAGCCCGTCGCAGTCGGACTACATCGTGGTCGAGGGGGACTACCGCGACCTGGACGGCGACACGATGTCGGGTGCGGTGGTGTTCAACGACACCGTCACGGCGATCTACCTCTACAACAACGGCAACCCGGTCGAAGGCCAGATCGACGCGGACTTCGACAGCGGCACCGGCCAGACGACCATCTGGATCATCGACAATGACGACATCGCGCCCGATGCGCCGGTGATCACGTCCTTCTCGGACAACACCGGCGACACGGTCGACAACGTCACCACCGACCAGACGCTCTACATCTACGGCGAGGCCGAGCCCGACAGCACCGTCACCATCTTCAAGGATGGCAAGGAGGTCGGCCAGGCGACGGTGGACGGCGACGGCGAATTCGTCTTCGACTTCACCGGCACGTCGCTGGCCTATGGGATCCACGGCTTCACGGCCACCTCCACCGACCAGGCCTCCAACGAGTCGGACCCGTCGGATCCCTTCCCGATCATCATCCAGGGCAGCAACACCTCGACCAACAACCCGGATGTGCTGGTCGGCGGGCCCGGCATCAACAACATCGACGGCAAGAACGGCAACGACCAGATCTTCGGTCTCGCCGCCAACGACACGCTGAAGGGCGGCAACGGTAACGACCTCGTCTATGGCGGGACCGAGAACGACGCCCTCTACGGCGGCAACGACAACGACTCGCTCTACGGCGAGGCCGGCAACGACACCGTCTACGGCGAGAACGGCAACGATCTCGGCGTCGGTGGCGACGGCAACGACCGCCTCGAAGGCGGCGCGGGTGCCGACACGCTGGATGGCGGCACGGGCGCCGACACGATCATCGGCGGGGCTGGCGACGACAAGATGAAGGGCGGCACGGGTGCCGACCGTCTCTATGGCGAGGCCGGGTCCGACTATATCGACCTGGGCGACGCAGACACCGCGACCGGCGATGCCGGGAACGGCGACACGTCGCACGACAGCGTCTACGGCACCGTCGCCTTCCTCAGCGGCGACACGCTGGCCGGCTTCAACACCGGCAACTCGAAGGACGACGACTCCGACGTGGTGGTGATCACCGGCCTGCAGTCCAAGAACAACAAGCTGCTGGCCAACATCGAGCTGCTCGACGGTGTGCTCTCGCTCACCAAGGTCGGCGGCACCGACATCACCTTCCTCGACGAGGACGGCAATGCGCTCAGCGGCCATACCGACACCATGCTGGGTGCCGACAACTCGGTCCTGATCTACATCATCTGA
- a CDS encoding ABC transporter permease subunit, with amino-acid sequence MSAIDPAASTPSPSAPRRRKETRRSVLIADKVADWTITIGGLFVIVAVFGIMAFLAQVVVPLFTGGHVQDRADYAVAGSDTGTLMVSTDEYRTIGLKIGPSGAVVAFHLPTGRPLAPLAYDFAGVPVTGFGRTLKREDMAFGFADGTIRFARMRMATQVLPADQLPPGLTRLDDRDLTDGKVVWSRIAGNQVRRIAPELALEPPQKIAEDGSAIIALDYRIGGTTERPTKAFVAVDASGIARIGTSETRTNMLTRQSRTETRTATLPALPAGTKVKTVLMTDKADQVYVGEAGGMIHRFDTRDFAQPTLAESVDLLGADEELTSLYFLIGEISLVVGGSKGTTDVYFRLQRPGARSSDGYALVRAHRLAPQPAAVTAIGASQRTKMLVTGDAAGNVWLRHSTSEQTMLKLAAAGGKAIASAQITPRDDGIVAVDADGRVHLWRIDVPHPETTVGTIFGPVWYEGYSAPSYTWQSSSGTDSFEPKLSLVPLVFGTLKATLYSLLFAVPIALLAAIYTSEFVHRGVRAVVKPTMEMMASLPSVVLGFIAALILAPLVETWLSSVLLAFFAIPLSLFAAAHLWQLLPGDTARRFGGLPKLVLIFVALGVGLLACLWLGRGFEQALFAGNFKAWVNRDIGTGTPFMFLVLLPLSFLVAMTAFERLAGPWFLAMQRRGGGTAAGLLDLVRWVALLAASALIAFLAARLLTGAGFDPRGGVVDTYVQRNTLVVAFAMGFAVIPIIYTIAEDALNAVPEHLRAASLACGATPWQTAISVILPTAASGVFAGVMVGMGRAVGETMIVVMAAGNTPILEWNVFNGLRALSANIAVELPEAVKDDTLYRTLFLAALTLFVMTFVINTGAEIIRQRFRKRAVQL; translated from the coding sequence ATGTCCGCAATCGATCCCGCCGCCTCGACCCCCTCTCCGTCCGCGCCGCGCCGGCGCAAGGAGACCCGCCGCTCGGTGCTGATTGCCGACAAGGTCGCCGACTGGACCATCACCATCGGCGGCCTGTTCGTCATCGTCGCCGTGTTCGGCATCATGGCGTTCCTGGCCCAGGTGGTGGTGCCGCTCTTCACCGGCGGCCATGTCCAGGACCGGGCCGACTATGCCGTGGCCGGCAGCGACACCGGCACGCTCATGGTTTCCACCGACGAATACCGGACCATCGGCCTGAAGATCGGCCCGTCCGGTGCCGTCGTCGCCTTCCACCTGCCGACCGGCCGCCCCCTGGCGCCGCTGGCCTATGATTTCGCGGGCGTGCCCGTCACCGGCTTCGGCCGGACGCTGAAGCGCGAAGACATGGCGTTCGGCTTCGCCGACGGCACGATCCGTTTCGCGCGCATGCGCATGGCGACCCAGGTCCTGCCCGCCGACCAGCTTCCCCCCGGCCTGACCCGGCTTGACGACCGCGACCTGACCGACGGCAAGGTCGTGTGGTCGCGCATCGCCGGCAACCAGGTGCGCCGGATCGCGCCCGAACTGGCCCTGGAGCCGCCGCAGAAGATCGCCGAGGACGGCTCGGCGATCATCGCGCTGGACTATCGCATCGGCGGCACGACGGAGCGCCCGACCAAGGCGTTCGTGGCGGTCGACGCCAGCGGCATCGCCCGCATCGGCACCAGCGAGACGCGCACCAACATGCTGACGCGCCAGTCCCGCACCGAAACCCGCACCGCGACGCTGCCGGCGCTGCCGGCCGGCACCAAGGTGAAGACCGTGCTGATGACCGACAAGGCCGACCAGGTCTATGTCGGCGAGGCGGGCGGCATGATCCATCGCTTCGACACGCGCGACTTCGCCCAGCCGACCCTGGCCGAATCGGTCGACCTGCTGGGCGCGGACGAGGAACTGACCAGCCTCTACTTCCTGATCGGCGAGATCTCGCTGGTGGTCGGCGGCTCCAAGGGCACGACCGACGTCTATTTCCGCCTGCAGCGGCCGGGCGCGCGCAGCAGCGACGGCTATGCCCTGGTCCGCGCCCATCGCCTGGCGCCGCAGCCCGCCGCCGTCACCGCCATCGGCGCCAGCCAGCGCACCAAGATGCTGGTCACCGGCGACGCCGCCGGCAATGTCTGGCTGCGCCATTCGACCAGCGAGCAAACCATGCTGAAGCTGGCCGCGGCCGGCGGCAAGGCGATCGCCTCGGCCCAGATCACGCCGCGCGACGACGGCATCGTCGCCGTCGACGCCGACGGCCGGGTCCATCTGTGGCGCATCGACGTGCCCCACCCCGAGACGACGGTCGGCACCATCTTCGGGCCGGTCTGGTACGAAGGCTACTCCGCGCCCTCCTACACTTGGCAGTCCTCGTCCGGCACGGACAGCTTCGAGCCCAAGCTGTCCCTCGTCCCGCTCGTCTTCGGCACGCTGAAGGCGACGCTCTATTCGCTGCTGTTCGCCGTGCCGATCGCGCTGCTGGCGGCCATCTACACCTCGGAGTTCGTGCATCGCGGCGTCCGCGCGGTGGTGAAGCCGACGATGGAGATGATGGCCTCGCTGCCGTCGGTGGTGCTGGGCTTCATCGCCGCCCTCATCCTGGCGCCGCTGGTCGAGACTTGGCTGTCGTCGGTCCTGCTCGCCTTCTTCGCCATCCCGCTGTCGCTCTTCGCCGCCGCCCACCTGTGGCAACTGCTGCCCGGCGACACCGCCCGGCGCTTCGGCGGCCTGCCCAAGCTGGTGCTCATCTTCGTGGCGCTCGGCGTCGGCCTGTTGGCCTGCCTGTGGCTCGGCCGCGGGTTCGAGCAGGCCCTGTTCGCCGGCAACTTCAAGGCCTGGGTCAACCGCGACATCGGCACCGGCACGCCGTTCATGTTCCTGGTCCTGCTGCCGCTGTCCTTCCTGGTAGCGATGACGGCGTTCGAGCGGCTGGCCGGCCCCTGGTTCCTGGCGATGCAGCGCCGGGGCGGCGGCACGGCGGCCGGCCTGCTCGACCTGGTGCGCTGGGTGGCGCTGCTGGCGGCGTCGGCGCTCATCGCCTTCCTGGCGGCGCGCCTGCTGACCGGCGCGGGGTTCGATCCGCGCGGCGGCGTGGTCGACACCTATGTCCAGCGCAACACGCTGGTGGTCGCCTTCGCCATGGGCTTCGCCGTCATCCCGATCATCTACACCATCGCCGAGGATGCGCTGAACGCGGTGCCCGAGCACCTGCGCGCGGCCAGCCTCGCCTGCGGCGCCACGCCCTGGCAGACGGCGATCTCGGTCATCCTGCCGACGGCGGCCAGCGGCGTCTTCGCCGGGGTCATGGTCGGCATGGGCCGTGCGGTCGGCGAGACGATGATCGTCGTCATGGCCGCGGGCAACACGCCCATCCTGGAATGGAACGTCTTCAACGGGCTGCGTGCGCTGTCGGCCAACATCGCAGTCGAGCTGCCCGAGGCGGTGAAGGACGACACGCTCTATCGCACCCTGTTCCTGGCCGCCCTGACGCTGTTCGTGATGACCTTCGTCATCAACACCGGCGCCGAAATCATCCGCCAGCGCTTCCGCAAGCGCGCGGTCCAGCTCTAG
- the pstA gene encoding phosphate ABC transporter permease PstA, whose product MTSTPIDAVAPRTAAHAARTRTTDMRAVGEPNLWAFGGALAFGCAMIVGFLLLVFWNGVATFWPKPLVVVTQADGARVAGEPFRSETFRPGPELLATLDPAVRGAIAAAGGTATRTLYRTGNYDIYNEDFRWVSDFAVTGTATPPGLVFVERLEWGPFVGRIAGVAVDGQARPELAADRAALAVAHDTARARWRQIRHIERDLIGDINHRLERGRLALRRVALKNGKGTPEHTAAQARFAELEQALQADYARLAAEAQALKAEDALSRITLAEVGGAEKTINLSSVVRLYPANDLDLAGKLAVYASRWWEFVSDEPREANTEGGVLPAIFGTFVMTLLLVIVVAPFGVVTALYLREYARQGRLVSIVRISVNNLAGVPSIVYGVFGLGFFAYVLGGSIDGLFFPERLPNPTFGTGGILWASLTLALLTVPVVIVATEEALSAVPRSMREGSLACGASKWQTIRHIVLPRAMPGIMTGIILAMARGAGEVAPLMLVGVVKLAPELPLDGYFPFFHLERSFMHLGFHIFDVGFQSRNSEAGKPMVFVTTLLLIGLIFLMNISAIVIRNRLKRKFAGSQF is encoded by the coding sequence ATGACCTCGACCCCGATCGATGCCGTGGCGCCGCGCACCGCCGCCCATGCCGCCCGCACCCGCACCACCGACATGCGTGCGGTGGGCGAACCCAACCTCTGGGCCTTCGGCGGCGCGCTCGCCTTCGGCTGCGCCATGATCGTGGGCTTCCTGCTGCTCGTGTTCTGGAACGGCGTCGCCACCTTCTGGCCCAAGCCGCTCGTCGTCGTCACCCAGGCCGACGGCGCGCGCGTCGCGGGCGAACCCTTCCGCAGCGAGACGTTCCGCCCCGGGCCGGAGCTGCTGGCGACCCTCGACCCCGCCGTCCGCGGCGCGATCGCGGCGGCCGGCGGCACGGCGACGCGCACCCTCTACCGCACCGGCAACTACGACATCTACAACGAGGACTTCCGCTGGGTGTCGGACTTCGCCGTGACCGGCACCGCGACGCCGCCCGGCCTGGTCTTCGTCGAGCGGCTGGAATGGGGCCCGTTCGTCGGCCGCATCGCCGGCGTTGCCGTCGATGGCCAGGCCCGCCCCGAGTTGGCGGCCGATCGCGCCGCGCTCGCCGTCGCCCACGACACGGCGCGCGCGCGCTGGCGCCAGATCCGCCATATCGAGCGCGACCTGATCGGCGACATCAACCACCGGCTGGAGCGCGGGCGGCTGGCGCTGCGCCGGGTCGCATTGAAGAACGGCAAGGGCACGCCAGAGCACACGGCTGCCCAGGCCCGCTTCGCCGAACTGGAACAGGCGCTGCAGGCCGACTATGCGCGCCTGGCCGCCGAGGCCCAGGCCCTGAAGGCCGAGGACGCGCTGAGCCGCATCACGCTCGCCGAGGTCGGCGGCGCCGAGAAGACCATCAACCTGTCCTCGGTCGTGCGCCTCTATCCCGCCAACGACCTCGACCTGGCGGGCAAGCTCGCCGTCTACGCCTCGCGCTGGTGGGAGTTCGTGTCCGACGAGCCGCGCGAGGCCAATACCGAGGGCGGCGTGCTGCCGGCCATCTTCGGCACCTTCGTGATGACGCTGCTGCTGGTCATCGTCGTCGCCCCCTTCGGCGTCGTCACCGCGCTCTACCTGCGGGAATACGCCCGCCAGGGCCGGCTCGTGTCGATCGTGCGCATCTCGGTCAACAACCTGGCCGGGGTGCCGTCCATCGTCTACGGCGTCTTCGGGCTGGGCTTCTTCGCCTATGTCCTGGGCGGGTCGATCGACGGCCTCTTCTTCCCCGAGCGCCTGCCCAACCCGACCTTCGGCACCGGCGGCATCCTGTGGGCGTCGCTGACGCTGGCGCTGCTGACCGTGCCCGTCGTCATCGTCGCCACCGAGGAGGCGCTGTCGGCCGTGCCGCGCTCGATGCGCGAGGGCTCGCTCGCCTGCGGGGCGTCCAAGTGGCAGACGATCCGCCACATCGTCCTGCCGCGGGCCATGCCCGGCATCATGACCGGCATCATCCTGGCGATGGCGCGCGGTGCGGGCGAGGTGGCGCCGCTGATGCTGGTGGGGGTCGTGAAGCTGGCACCCGAACTGCCGCTCGACGGCTACTTCCCCTTCTTCCACCTCGAACGCAGCTTCATGCATCTGGGCTTCCACATCTTCGACGTGGGCTTCCAGTCGCGCAATTCCGAGGCCGGCAAGCCGATGGTGTTCGTCACCACGCTGCTGCTGATCGGCCTCATCTTCCTCATGAACATCTCGGCGATCGTCATCCGCAATCGGCTGAAGCGGAAGTTCGCCGGCAGCCAGTTCTGA